A region from the Leptospirillum ferriphilum ML-04 genome encodes:
- the rpmJ gene encoding 50S ribosomal protein L36 produces the protein MKVRASVKPICSKCKIIRRKGILRVKCENPRHKQRQG, from the coding sequence ATGAAGGTTAGGGCTTCTGTTAAACCCATTTGTTCTAAGTGCAAGATCATCCGGCGAAAAGGAATTTTACGCGTTAAGTGTGAGAACCCACGTCACAAACAAAGACAAGGATAA
- a CDS encoding glycosyltransferase family 4 protein yields the protein MKIAIVSTPFVSVPPKKYGGTELFLYHLSEKLIDRGHSVTLFATGDSKTRAELEFLYTEGRWPINPMDELTHLSFAFKRIREHGDIDIIHLNSPYALPFADMIDVPAVVTLHHTKTPDFSLTYQQYPKFHYASISYSQKSQEVELPNFSVIHHGLDPNSYPPSNRPENYVAFLGRLAPEKGPDSAIRAAEMAGVPIQMAGAVHWLDTSFYTRQLRPLLSLPHVRWLGEADHIQKVSLLQGAKALLFPIRWSEPFGLVMIESMLCGTPVIAFRRGSVPEIVEENVTGFLVDTEKEMAEVIRTKLDTFDREACRKAAIRRFSTSVMVDQYELLYQDVLRKWRDARSFSSHEPFMDEPSLAGSA from the coding sequence ATGAAGATCGCTATCGTTTCGACTCCTTTTGTTTCCGTTCCCCCCAAAAAGTATGGCGGAACAGAGCTTTTTCTCTATCACCTCTCAGAAAAGCTCATCGATCGAGGTCATTCCGTGACTCTCTTCGCAACTGGAGATTCGAAAACAAGGGCCGAACTCGAATTTCTCTATACGGAAGGCCGCTGGCCGATCAATCCGATGGATGAACTGACGCATCTTTCCTTTGCCTTCAAGCGAATCCGGGAACATGGAGACATTGACATCATTCATCTGAATTCCCCCTATGCCCTTCCGTTTGCAGACATGATCGATGTTCCAGCTGTTGTCACGCTCCACCACACCAAAACTCCTGATTTTTCGCTGACGTATCAGCAATACCCAAAATTTCATTACGCGTCCATCAGCTACTCTCAAAAGAGTCAGGAAGTCGAACTTCCCAACTTTTCAGTCATTCATCATGGCCTGGATCCCAATAGCTATCCGCCTTCCAACCGCCCTGAAAACTATGTCGCTTTCCTTGGACGGCTCGCTCCGGAAAAAGGACCAGATTCGGCCATTCGGGCGGCCGAAATGGCAGGCGTTCCGATTCAGATGGCCGGTGCCGTTCACTGGCTCGATACGTCGTTCTATACACGTCAATTGAGACCCTTGCTTTCTCTTCCGCATGTTCGATGGCTAGGGGAAGCGGACCATATCCAGAAAGTTTCTCTTCTACAGGGGGCAAAAGCCCTCCTTTTCCCGATTCGCTGGTCGGAACCTTTTGGGCTTGTCATGATTGAATCCATGTTGTGCGGGACTCCGGTCATCGCCTTCCGAAGAGGCTCTGTCCCTGAGATTGTTGAAGAAAATGTGACCGGATTTCTCGTCGATACAGAAAAAGAAATGGCCGAAGTAATTCGCACAAAGCTGGATACGTTTGATCGGGAAGCTTGCCGAAAAGCTGCCATTCGTCGATTTTCAACTTCGGTTATGGTCGATCAGTACGAACTCTTATACCAGGATGTCTTAAGAAAATGGCGGGATGCCAGATCCTTTTCTTCGCATGAACCCTTTATGGATGAGCCTTCACTGGCTGGATCGGCCTGA
- the otsB gene encoding trehalose-phosphatase encodes MDGFTDYLKICRRSRRTKIDQRILSGATLKNPKNAVLFLDFDGTLAPIQEKPDQVYLPENHLLSLKTLSSLIPVFVLSGRSIPDLQKRLPVTDLAGVSGDHGASRIYRGEVFLEPNAEIARAQLTPLATMLKELPEQWPGVFIERKQFSLSVHYRQLAIEKQEAFISFMEKIFHQATTKILEMRHGKCVLEFRHPEINKESALKWFFKRVSEERNSGNASGSSLFPIMVGDDITDWNAIKTAINLGGVGIWVGDHPPESHIPAAAHLSSPEQVWNFLNHSLKPPLQRDISL; translated from the coding sequence ATGGATGGGTTTACAGATTATTTGAAAATCTGTAGGAGAAGCAGGAGAACAAAAATCGATCAACGGATTCTGTCAGGTGCGACTTTAAAAAATCCAAAAAACGCAGTGCTTTTCCTGGACTTTGATGGGACGTTGGCTCCAATTCAGGAAAAACCTGATCAGGTTTACTTGCCTGAAAACCATCTTCTCTCTCTCAAGACTCTCTCTTCACTGATCCCTGTGTTTGTCTTATCGGGAAGATCGATTCCCGATCTTCAGAAAAGACTCCCTGTCACTGATTTGGCCGGTGTTTCAGGTGATCATGGCGCTTCCAGGATTTATCGGGGAGAAGTTTTCCTTGAGCCGAATGCAGAAATTGCTCGAGCCCAATTGACTCCTCTTGCGACCATGCTCAAAGAATTACCAGAACAATGGCCGGGAGTCTTTATTGAAAGGAAACAATTTAGTCTATCTGTCCATTACCGACAGCTCGCAATCGAAAAGCAGGAGGCATTTATATCTTTCATGGAGAAGATATTCCACCAGGCAACCACAAAAATCCTGGAAATGCGCCATGGAAAGTGCGTTCTTGAATTTCGCCACCCAGAAATCAATAAGGAATCTGCCTTGAAATGGTTTTTTAAACGCGTTTCTGAAGAACGGAATAGTGGAAATGCGAGTGGGAGTTCCCTTTTTCCCATTATGGTGGGTGATGATATAACAGACTGGAATGCCATCAAGACAGCCATTAACCTTGGTGGTGTCGGAATTTGGGTAGGAGATCATCCTCCCGAAAGCCATATTCCCGCTGCTGCTCATCTTTCTTCCCCGGAACAAGTCTGGAATTTTCTGAACCACTCCTTGAAGCCCCCTCTTCAAAGGGATATTTCTCTCTAA
- a CDS encoding trehalose-6-phosphate synthase — MNQATLSSRQNRISSVQKTSGRTIESIRSISRSLLGNSPVCIVTNREPIVYTENQDFKRPAGGVSQALHALLERMGGIWIAAKDSSGPDTLMVPSGKGPGYLLERVNIPSSLKKPFYDGYSNGTLWPLFHGNRDQFFHDPGEFIQYDRVNQIFAKKVMDTFRKERPGLVWIHDYQLTRVAHWIRRESTENILPPLAFFCHIPWPTPADFMLLPEWQSVLEGLLSHDIIGFQTPLHLDLFLKTVSTLLPEAAILQNNVIRWNGRPIHVAVMPVGIDPQHFRRMSDQKENQDAANSFLEKAGISSSIPFVISVDRMDYTKGLLERIEILDRFFTIYPAWKEKISFVQIAVPTRSGQKMYKKYQSNLRDRITSFNQKWMTPNWRPLYSVETTLPQTHLAALYKMASGALITSTNDGMNLVAQEFLSCQGNGSGVLFLSRHTGSAFMLRDAVQIDPFHPVFSARQLNTGLSESLGKRIQRNKILIRQIEQMNLYGWVYRLFENL; from the coding sequence ATGAATCAGGCAACACTCTCTTCCAGACAAAACCGGATTTCTTCCGTACAAAAAACATCCGGGAGAACAATTGAAAGCATCCGCTCCATCAGTCGGAGCCTCTTGGGGAATTCTCCGGTTTGCATCGTCACAAACCGCGAACCTATCGTCTATACCGAAAATCAGGATTTTAAAAGACCTGCCGGCGGAGTGAGCCAGGCCCTCCATGCCCTTCTTGAACGAATGGGCGGGATCTGGATCGCAGCCAAAGATTCTTCGGGTCCGGATACGCTGATGGTTCCTTCAGGAAAAGGTCCTGGCTATCTTCTCGAAAGAGTCAACATTCCCTCTTCCCTCAAGAAACCTTTCTATGACGGATATTCCAACGGAACCCTCTGGCCCCTGTTTCATGGGAACCGGGATCAGTTTTTCCACGATCCCGGAGAATTCATCCAGTACGACCGGGTCAACCAGATTTTTGCAAAAAAAGTCATGGATACCTTTCGAAAAGAACGTCCGGGACTTGTCTGGATTCATGACTACCAACTGACGCGTGTCGCACACTGGATCCGTCGGGAATCGACTGAAAACATCCTTCCTCCATTAGCATTTTTTTGCCATATTCCATGGCCAACCCCTGCAGATTTTATGCTTTTGCCGGAATGGCAATCTGTCCTGGAAGGTCTTCTTTCCCACGACATCATCGGATTCCAGACCCCCTTGCATCTTGATTTGTTCCTCAAGACTGTATCGACTCTTCTGCCGGAAGCGGCGATCCTTCAGAACAATGTCATCCGATGGAACGGTCGCCCCATCCATGTAGCCGTTATGCCGGTCGGGATTGATCCGCAACACTTCAGGAGGATGTCCGACCAAAAGGAAAATCAGGATGCAGCCAACTCGTTTTTGGAAAAGGCGGGAATTTCATCAAGCATCCCGTTTGTCATTTCTGTAGACCGCATGGATTATACAAAAGGGCTTCTGGAAAGGATTGAAATTCTGGATCGTTTTTTTACGATCTATCCTGCATGGAAAGAGAAGATTTCTTTTGTACAGATTGCCGTTCCCACTCGCTCGGGACAAAAGATGTACAAAAAATATCAGTCCAATCTCCGTGACCGCATCACGAGCTTCAACCAGAAATGGATGACTCCCAATTGGCGCCCTCTTTATTCCGTAGAAACAACTCTTCCTCAAACACATCTTGCTGCCCTTTATAAAATGGCTTCGGGTGCCTTGATCACTTCCACAAATGATGGAATGAATTTGGTCGCCCAGGAATTTCTTTCTTGTCAGGGAAACGGGAGCGGAGTCCTTTTCTTGAGCCGGCATACAGGATCTGCCTTTATGCTGCGGGATGCCGTTCAGATTGATCCATTTCACCCCGTCTTTTCAGCGCGTCAACTGAATACCGGTTTGTCCGAGTCTTTGGGAAAAAGGATCCAACGGAACAAAATTCTTATTCGTCAGATCGAACAAATGAATCTCTATGGATGGGTTTACAGATTATTTGAAAATCTGTAG
- the rpsM gene encoding 30S ribosomal protein S13 translates to MARIVGIDLPRNKRVEIALTYIYGIGRSTSLSILKTTLIDPNRRVKDLTDEEVASLRELIEKTYLVEGDLRRQVTQNIKRKMDIGCYVGLRHRKGLPVRGQRTKTNARTRKGPKKGIGGKKKRVN, encoded by the coding sequence TTGGCCCGTATTGTCGGAATAGACCTGCCAAGAAATAAAAGGGTTGAAATAGCATTAACGTATATTTATGGCATTGGTCGTTCAACTTCATTATCAATTCTTAAAACAACTCTGATTGATCCCAATCGAAGAGTCAAAGACTTGACGGATGAAGAAGTTGCAAGTTTAAGAGAGTTGATAGAAAAAACATATTTGGTCGAAGGTGATTTAAGACGCCAGGTGACGCAAAATATAAAGCGCAAAATGGACATTGGTTGTTATGTTGGGTTAAGGCATAGGAAAGGCCTTCCTGTTCGTGGACAAAGAACTAAAACCAACGCTAGAACAAGAAAAGGTCCGAAAAAAGGAATTGGCGGAAAGAAAAAACGGGTTAATTAA
- the map gene encoding type I methionyl aminopeptidase has product MVYLKNSDEIEKIRKASVAVANGLVKLKAAVRPGLSLKELDRIAEDHALQHKGIPAFKGYRSYPASLCVSVNHVVVHGIPNDYLLQEGDIVGIDYGIVLDGYYGDSAITVPVGKVSDKASQLMSVTRESLMKGIAQARPGNRMGDISYAIQFYAESHGFSVVRNFVGHGIGKRLHEEPQVPNFGPKGKGLKLEVGMVLAIEPMINEGTFETEILSDGWTAVTKDRKLSAHFEHTIAITKEGPIILSTPDIAA; this is encoded by the coding sequence ATGGTTTATTTAAAAAATTCAGATGAAATTGAGAAAATTCGTAAGGCATCTGTGGCAGTGGCGAATGGGCTTGTAAAACTTAAAGCTGCAGTCCGACCAGGCCTATCTTTAAAAGAGCTTGATCGTATAGCCGAAGACCATGCTTTACAACATAAAGGTATTCCAGCTTTTAAAGGGTATCGATCATATCCAGCGTCTTTATGTGTTTCCGTGAATCATGTGGTTGTTCATGGGATCCCGAATGATTATTTATTGCAGGAAGGTGATATTGTCGGGATAGATTATGGAATAGTTCTCGATGGGTATTACGGAGATTCGGCAATTACTGTACCTGTTGGAAAAGTTTCAGACAAAGCGAGTCAATTGATGTCTGTAACCCGAGAATCGTTGATGAAAGGTATTGCGCAAGCTCGTCCAGGTAACAGGATGGGTGATATCTCTTACGCTATTCAGTTCTATGCAGAATCCCATGGTTTCTCCGTCGTCCGTAACTTTGTTGGTCATGGAATTGGTAAACGACTTCATGAAGAGCCTCAGGTTCCAAATTTTGGCCCAAAAGGGAAAGGCCTTAAGCTGGAAGTTGGTATGGTTCTTGCCATTGAACCAATGATCAATGAAGGAACTTTTGAAACCGAAATTTTGTCTGATGGATGGACAGCGGTAACAAAGGATCGAAAGCTTTCTGCTCATTTTGAGCATACTATTGCAATTACGAAAGAAGGTCCAATAATTCTTTCTACCCCTGATATAGCTGCCTAG
- the infA gene encoding translation initiation factor IF-1, producing the protein MPKEDIIEVQGTVLETLPNAMFRVELDNGHKVLAHISGKMRMHYIKILPGDKVTLELSPYDLTRGRITYRFK; encoded by the coding sequence TTGCCAAAGGAAGATATTATTGAAGTACAAGGAACAGTTTTAGAAACTCTTCCGAATGCAATGTTCAGGGTTGAACTTGATAACGGACATAAAGTTCTTGCTCATATATCTGGCAAGATGAGGATGCATTATATAAAGATTCTTCCTGGTGATAAGGTGACGTTGGAATTGTCTCCGTATGACCTGACTCGAGGTCGAATAACTTACCGTTTTAAATAG
- the rplQ gene encoding 50S ribosomal protein L17 — MRHRMQGRQFGRDSRHRQAMFRSMITSFFEHEKIETTTMKAKELKPMIEKMITKARVKNINILRDLLKTIRDKDVAFHLLDEIAPRFSTRPGGYTRIVKTRRRIGDGAEMAILELVESGRSLSDKRKSELAAQKPKKKSSEETKSSDKEVAAKS, encoded by the coding sequence ATGAGACACAGAATGCAAGGACGTCAATTTGGCAGAGATTCACGTCATCGACAGGCGATGTTTCGTTCGATGATTACTTCTTTTTTTGAACATGAAAAAATTGAAACAACGACCATGAAGGCAAAAGAGTTAAAGCCCATGATCGAAAAAATGATCACGAAAGCCAGAGTAAAGAATATTAATATCCTCCGAGATTTACTGAAGACTATCCGCGATAAGGATGTTGCCTTTCATCTTCTAGATGAAATAGCTCCCCGATTTTCAACGAGGCCGGGCGGTTATACCAGAATTGTCAAGACAAGGAGAAGAATTGGCGATGGAGCGGAAATGGCAATTCTGGAGCTTGTAGAGTCTGGACGCTCTCTTTCAGATAAGAGAAAATCAGAGTTGGCTGCGCAGAAGCCAAAGAAAAAGTCTTCAGAAGAAACTAAGAGCAGTGATAAAGAAGTAGCAGCAAAATCCTGA
- the rfbD gene encoding dTDP-4-dehydrorhamnose reductase, with protein sequence MRIGVIGSRGQLGADLCLNCSPSDKVVRLDRPDFEFDNPEHLTKIDDLSLDVLINSAAYNDVDKAEDEIDLAFRLNAQAPSRIAEYCQKKGIRFITFSTDYVFGEFGKNIPQHPLREEDEALPISVYGVSKWAGERIVLNRNPDALVIRTCGLYGHHRGSHLKKNFVDLMLQLGKGDQTLRVVSDQVVTPTSTWELSVNTLKFIQCSPRGGLYHMTNEGQCSWFEFAQAIFQLKGLTPDLRPVSQKEYGAKARRPSYSVLSKEKIGKYGISFQPWKSALSQYLETSSL encoded by the coding sequence ATGAGAATTGGGGTCATTGGCAGTCGCGGACAACTGGGGGCGGATCTTTGTTTAAATTGCTCCCCCTCCGATAAGGTGGTGAGGCTTGACCGCCCTGATTTTGAATTCGATAACCCGGAACATCTCACAAAAATAGATGATTTGTCTCTGGACGTTCTTATTAATTCTGCTGCCTATAACGATGTCGATAAGGCAGAGGATGAAATTGATCTGGCTTTTCGACTGAACGCCCAAGCTCCGTCGAGAATTGCTGAATATTGTCAGAAAAAAGGTATCCGTTTTATTACTTTTTCAACGGACTATGTTTTTGGTGAATTTGGAAAAAACATTCCACAACATCCTCTCCGTGAAGAGGACGAAGCGCTCCCCATTTCCGTTTATGGAGTCTCCAAGTGGGCGGGCGAACGGATAGTTTTGAACAGGAATCCGGATGCTCTTGTCATCAGAACATGTGGCCTCTACGGGCATCATCGAGGAAGTCATCTTAAAAAGAATTTTGTCGATTTAATGCTTCAGTTGGGGAAGGGTGACCAGACTCTTCGTGTTGTGTCGGATCAGGTTGTGACACCAACTTCAACCTGGGAGCTTTCAGTAAATACGCTAAAGTTTATTCAGTGTTCTCCTAGAGGTGGACTTTATCACATGACAAATGAAGGACAATGTTCTTGGTTCGAGTTTGCTCAAGCTATCTTTCAATTAAAGGGCCTAACCCCCGATCTTCGCCCTGTCTCTCAAAAGGAGTATGGTGCGAAAGCGAGGAGACCCTCCTACTCTGTCTTGTCAAAAGAAAAAATCGGGAAATATGGAATATCCTTTCAGCCTTGGAAATCTGCTTTGTCTCAATATTTAGAAACATCTTCTCTTTAG
- a CDS encoding MFS transporter, with protein MSNGPGTGPFPYRLKWERILRNNRFRMLLAAYTLSQFSEGMTQTSLTWIAFRSSHNHIGLVATIGLLQTLIPFFIILPAGYLADRFPAPPLLAGVNLFKGATYALIPLISLLEPISRTSILSIVILTAILSSFFIPAFGAMLPSLVPADGIKKANGWILIFGQGGYLLGPLTAGILLFHLEAPWLILISGSCFALSAVLMILVPSLPSGQLYGQTPVSTPSKMHWSAVKKDLSQILLLFRQRPNMILAILTLGVYGVVNAPLPVLFPLMATEVFRMNKGFYTILAGSYFSGAFLAGLTIIRLSGTPPLKLIAGGLGLAGLSLTAVSLTSSPWTGPLAFVLSGAGLAIIQPLVNEWLQKEVPRPLLGLAFSLTWLLFLMASLTGIRGGSFLAEKVGLHPLLAGTGTGLFLLSGVLLLSTYLLKSVSKRNN; from the coding sequence TTGTCAAATGGTCCGGGAACCGGCCCTTTTCCCTACCGGCTGAAATGGGAACGGATCCTTCGCAATAACCGTTTCCGAATGCTCCTGGCAGCTTATACACTCTCCCAGTTCAGCGAGGGAATGACGCAGACCTCGCTCACATGGATTGCCTTCCGATCTTCCCATAATCATATCGGACTGGTTGCGACAATCGGTCTTCTGCAAACATTGATCCCCTTTTTCATCATCCTTCCGGCCGGTTATCTTGCGGACCGGTTTCCGGCCCCCCCCTTGCTGGCGGGGGTCAATCTCTTTAAAGGGGCCACATACGCTCTGATCCCTCTTATTTCTCTACTGGAACCAATTTCCAGAACTTCAATACTTTCAATCGTCATCCTCACAGCCATTTTGTCTTCCTTCTTTATTCCGGCTTTCGGTGCCATGCTCCCGTCCCTTGTGCCTGCAGACGGGATCAAGAAAGCCAACGGATGGATTCTGATATTCGGTCAGGGAGGGTATCTGTTAGGACCACTCACGGCAGGAATCCTTCTCTTCCATCTTGAAGCCCCCTGGCTCATTCTGATATCCGGATCCTGTTTTGCCCTGTCAGCTGTCCTGATGATTCTGGTTCCTTCTCTCCCCTCAGGGCAACTCTACGGCCAGACTCCTGTCAGCACACCGTCAAAAATGCATTGGTCCGCTGTCAAAAAAGACCTCTCCCAGATTCTTCTCCTGTTCCGTCAACGACCCAATATGATACTTGCCATCCTCACACTTGGCGTCTACGGAGTGGTAAACGCTCCGCTCCCTGTTCTCTTCCCCCTGATGGCCACGGAAGTCTTTCGGATGAACAAAGGATTTTACACCATTCTCGCTGGCAGTTATTTTTCGGGAGCATTTTTGGCCGGACTGACAATCATCCGGCTGTCCGGGACGCCTCCACTGAAACTGATCGCGGGAGGGCTTGGACTCGCAGGCCTCTCCCTGACGGCGGTCTCCCTGACGTCCTCCCCCTGGACAGGGCCGCTGGCCTTCGTCCTCAGCGGCGCGGGTCTTGCCATTATTCAGCCTCTTGTCAACGAATGGCTTCAAAAAGAGGTTCCCCGTCCGCTTTTGGGACTTGCCTTCTCCTTGACCTGGCTACTTTTTCTGATGGCCAGTCTCACCGGAATCCGCGGAGGCTCTTTTCTTGCTGAAAAAGTTGGCCTTCACCCGTTACTGGCCGGCACAGGCACAGGGCTTTTCCTTCTCAGTGGAGTGTTACTCCTTTCTACATATTTATTAAAGAGTGTTTCCAAAAGAAACAATTGA
- a CDS encoding MFS transporter, whose amino-acid sequence MNESLALIREKNFGLLLGGQLISQIGENLNRVALLWFVYKLTNSPGAVATIGILQTLPPLLFGWLTGVALDRSSKKAVMLGLDTTRGLIVLLIPILYYFHWLSLPVLDVLVFLIAVTSGIFGPALYASIPEIVPPNKTIAGNAMMQTVGQIGMLLGPILGGVLVSFWNPTVVMAINGLTFLISAIFLIFIHIRWTPPTTPLSPGLFSGKPPKVTRLFSGNNTIFSLFLLS is encoded by the coding sequence GTGAACGAATCACTTGCGCTGATCAGGGAAAAAAACTTCGGACTCCTTCTTGGCGGTCAACTGATTTCCCAGATCGGGGAAAACCTGAACCGGGTCGCTCTTTTATGGTTCGTTTATAAACTGACGAACAGTCCGGGAGCTGTGGCAACGATCGGGATCCTTCAGACGCTCCCTCCACTTCTTTTTGGATGGTTGACGGGCGTTGCACTGGATCGTTCCTCCAAAAAAGCTGTCATGCTCGGCCTCGATACAACCCGGGGACTCATTGTTCTCCTGATTCCCATTTTATATTACTTTCATTGGCTCTCCCTTCCGGTTCTCGACGTTCTGGTCTTTCTCATCGCGGTTACCTCAGGTATTTTTGGACCTGCCCTCTATGCCAGCATCCCGGAAATCGTTCCTCCGAACAAAACGATTGCCGGCAATGCCATGATGCAGACCGTCGGGCAAATCGGAATGCTTCTTGGACCGATTTTGGGTGGGGTTCTGGTCTCTTTCTGGAACCCGACCGTTGTGATGGCCATCAACGGACTGACTTTTCTCATTTCCGCCATTTTTCTGATCTTTATCCATATCCGTTGGACTCCTCCGACAACCCCCCTGTCTCCGGGTCTTTTTTCCGGGAAACCGCCGAAGGTTACAAGGTTGTTTTCGGGAAACAACACAATTTTCTCCCTCTTTTTATTGTCATGA
- a CDS encoding MFS transporter gives MTFYGLITGPLNILLPIYAKNSLHEGSGAFGLLISALGVGMLLSSLLLSLYSPRSMGVCIRNAFMLAGLLLGGLSVTHSLPLAVILLAAAGMGLSVTNPLIHTIVQKKTSPELLGRTFSTISLGFLSGLILGMACLPFLLNSIGPSRTVLVMGIVLFSGAIVVSAPLMRSEKQLPTDSESTRNLIGLQQFSPVEVRED, from the coding sequence ATGACTTTCTATGGATTGATTACCGGCCCGCTGAACATTCTTCTTCCGATATATGCAAAAAATAGCCTTCATGAAGGGTCGGGAGCCTTCGGTCTTTTAATCTCTGCCCTCGGAGTCGGAATGCTTCTTTCCTCTTTGCTCCTCTCCCTTTACTCCCCCCGTTCCATGGGTGTTTGTATCCGGAATGCATTCATGCTTGCCGGACTTTTGCTCGGCGGACTCTCGGTCACACACTCCCTTCCGCTGGCAGTCATTCTCCTGGCTGCTGCCGGCATGGGACTTTCCGTCACAAACCCTCTGATTCACACCATCGTCCAGAAAAAAACCTCACCAGAGCTTCTGGGAAGAACATTTTCCACCATCAGTCTCGGGTTCCTTTCCGGACTTATCCTCGGAATGGCTTGCCTCCCTTTTCTCCTGAACTCAATTGGACCATCCCGGACCGTTCTGGTGATGGGAATTGTCCTCTTTTCCGGAGCAATTGTGGTATCGGCACCGCTGATGCGTTCGGAAAAGCAATTGCCAACGGACAGTGAGAGCACCCGAAATCTGATCGGCCTTCAACAGTTTTCTCCGGTTGAAGTGCGGGAGGATTAA
- a CDS encoding DNA-directed RNA polymerase subunit alpha yields MNSVRDFQMPKSLSFDRDTQTDRFLRVIAEPFERGYGTTLGNSLRRILLSSIKGAAITAVRFRGVFHEFSNIPGVLEDVSDIILNLKEVRVKSHEPEPHWVHLKVSGQKYVTAGDISTGGVIDILDPGHHIATLDKGASLEMDLRIETGRGYVSAERNKTESLEVGVIPIDAVFTPLKKVNFTVDSTRVGRMTDYDKLTLDIETDGSLTPEEALSQAAQILKDHLDMFVIEDTDHLIPDSPKPTMKVEEIGDDLLTRNVLDLELSVRASNCLKNAEIKTVGDLIQKTENELLKTKNFGRKSLNEIKTVLSNMGLTLGMELTNKD; encoded by the coding sequence ATGAACAGTGTTCGGGACTTTCAGATGCCAAAGTCCTTGAGTTTTGATCGGGATACCCAAACAGACAGGTTCCTCAGGGTCATTGCAGAACCTTTTGAAAGAGGATACGGAACAACATTGGGAAACTCCTTACGGAGAATCCTCCTTTCTTCTATCAAGGGAGCTGCGATTACAGCTGTTCGCTTTCGAGGGGTTTTTCATGAGTTTTCCAATATCCCCGGTGTCTTAGAGGATGTTTCGGATATTATCCTGAATTTGAAGGAAGTGCGGGTAAAATCTCATGAACCTGAGCCCCATTGGGTTCATCTTAAGGTTTCTGGCCAAAAATATGTTACAGCTGGAGATATTTCCACTGGTGGAGTTATAGACATATTAGATCCTGGGCATCATATTGCTACGCTTGATAAAGGTGCATCTCTCGAGATGGATCTCCGTATCGAAACTGGTCGGGGATATGTTTCAGCCGAAAGGAATAAAACGGAGTCTCTTGAGGTTGGTGTCATTCCAATTGATGCGGTTTTTACACCTTTAAAAAAAGTGAACTTTACAGTCGACAGTACGCGCGTCGGACGAATGACAGATTATGACAAGTTGACTCTTGATATTGAAACGGATGGGAGTCTCACACCAGAAGAAGCTCTGTCTCAGGCGGCTCAAATTTTAAAAGATCATCTGGATATGTTTGTTATTGAAGATACAGATCATCTCATCCCGGACTCTCCCAAGCCTACAATGAAGGTGGAAGAAATTGGGGATGATCTGTTGACCCGAAATGTTCTTGATCTTGAGCTTTCTGTACGAGCATCCAATTGTCTCAAAAATGCTGAGATCAAGACCGTTGGCGATCTTATCCAAAAGACAGAAAATGAACTCCTTAAGACGAAAAACTTTGGTCGTAAATCCCTCAATGAAATAAAGACCGTTCTTTCGAACATGGGATTGACCTTAGGGATGGAGTTGACCAATAAGGATTAA
- the rpsD gene encoding 30S ribosomal protein S4 gives MARYRGSVCRFCRREGVKLFLKGVRCLSTKCAIDRRSYPPGQHGQSRAKISDYGLQLREKQKVKRIFGVLEKQFRNAFERASRKKGVTGESLLSGLELRLDSVVYRMGLGTSRNEARMLVTHGHLEVNGRKVNIPSFQCKVSDVISLRTKSRSNERFKENLRDAETRGVIPSWLDVQKEQFSAVVREQPKREEINILISENLIVELYSR, from the coding sequence TTGGCTCGATACAGAGGTTCAGTATGCCGTTTTTGTCGTAGAGAAGGTGTAAAGCTGTTTTTGAAGGGTGTTCGATGTCTTTCGACTAAATGCGCTATAGACAGACGGTCTTATCCTCCGGGTCAACATGGTCAGAGTCGGGCAAAAATTTCCGACTATGGTCTCCAGCTCCGAGAGAAACAAAAAGTGAAAAGGATTTTTGGTGTTCTTGAAAAGCAATTCAGGAATGCTTTTGAGCGAGCATCTCGAAAGAAAGGCGTGACCGGTGAATCACTCCTTTCAGGTCTTGAGCTTCGACTCGATAGTGTTGTTTACCGGATGGGACTTGGAACCTCTCGAAACGAAGCTCGTATGTTAGTCACCCACGGGCATTTGGAGGTCAATGGCCGTAAAGTAAACATTCCATCTTTTCAGTGCAAGGTATCGGATGTGATTAGTCTGAGAACCAAATCCAGGTCAAATGAACGGTTTAAGGAAAACCTTCGCGATGCAGAAACTCGAGGAGTTATTCCCTCATGGTTGGATGTTCAAAAAGAACAGTTTTCAGCAGTCGTTCGTGAACAACCAAAACGAGAAGAAATAAATATCCTGATTTCTGAAAACTTGATTGTCGAACTTTATTCACGATAA